One Mobula hypostoma chromosome X2, sMobHyp1.1, whole genome shotgun sequence genomic window carries:
- the LOC134340925 gene encoding PR domain zinc finger protein 1-like, with product MVKKANYHLTEQQIVYVNEIQDRLEQGFGTQMHLRIHTGERPLSCHTCSKTLTQQAYLQKHYLVHTGEKPHQCQVCHKHFTGTSNLKTHFHLYIGERPYRCKQCPAKFTGLVTLKLHGHVHNIERPHKCHLCSKSYRHLRSLKRHQKGCCPMAPDSKRTNEDHPKINDEIDMNEEAERLDKVAPVTEKEEVTEELPIPVLENDHKEDQFRAEYHKNNGGSHPPSDLHDRDKTSNHDPASLGPIRVKQEASL from the exons ATGGTtaaaaaggcaaactaccatttaactgaacaACAAATTGTGTATGTAAATGAAATACAGGACAGATTAGAACAGGGGTTTGGGACTCAG ATGCATTTGAGGATCCACACTGGAGAGAGACCTTTATCCTGCCACACTTGCAGTAAGACGTTAACACAACAGGCCTATCTTCAGAAACATTACCTTGTACATACTGGGGAAAAGCCTCACCAGTGTCAG GTGTGTCACAAGCATTTCACTGGCACCAGTAACTTGAAGACCCACTTTCACCTGTACATCGGAGAGCGGCCATATCGCTGCAAGCAATGCCCAGCCAAGTTCACTGGGCTCGTTACCCTCAAGTTGCATGGGCACGTACACAACATAGAGCGGCCACACAAGTGTCACCTCTGCTCCAAGAGCTACAGACACCTACGCAGCCTGAAGAGGCACCAGAAGGGCTGCTGCCCCATGGCACCAGACTCCAAACGGACCAATGAGGATCATCCCAAGATCAACGATGAAATCGACATGAATGAAGAGGCAGAAAGATTGGACAAGGTTGCCCCAGTAACAGAGAAGGAGGAGGTAACCGAGGAACTTCCAATACCTGTCCTTGAGAATGACCACAAAGAGGATCAATTCAGAGCAGAATACCACAAGAACAATGGAGGCAGCCATCCACCCTCCGACCTCCATGACAGGGACAAGACTTCCAACCATGATCCAGCATCCCTGGGACCCATCAGGGTCAAGCAAGAAGCCAGTCTATAA